A window from Bdellovibrionales bacterium encodes these proteins:
- a CDS encoding outer membrane beta-barrel domain-containing protein, producing MIKNALKGLSLFLAAFLLQRVAFAAEVVELPTEELAQESVYPVFDKPVSVKNRNVNTAGHFEIGAYYGNALTEPIFNVSKFGFAGYYHWSEEHAIGVLFESNASGLSKYGEQLKDVPGSSGGNIHLDFTRAPAPQSTFMADYNFKAFYGKMSLSKSIVFNLSTFGSASAGFVKYQNKTYPGVAAGLGQKFYLTRQLSLRWDLRMFINNAPIPFYQDSAQYTLNPNNPGGKKAPPYDQFAERITYTTNLDIGLAYMF from the coding sequence ATGATTAAGAACGCACTCAAAGGATTGAGTCTATTCTTAGCGGCCTTTCTCTTACAGAGAGTCGCTTTTGCAGCTGAAGTCGTAGAGCTTCCAACGGAAGAACTCGCGCAGGAATCGGTCTATCCGGTTTTTGATAAACCAGTCAGCGTGAAGAACAGAAACGTCAACACTGCCGGCCACTTTGAAATTGGCGCATACTACGGTAATGCTTTGACGGAGCCGATCTTCAACGTCAGCAAATTCGGCTTTGCCGGTTACTATCACTGGTCTGAGGAGCATGCGATCGGTGTTCTCTTTGAAAGCAACGCTTCGGGTTTGAGCAAGTACGGTGAGCAGTTGAAAGACGTTCCGGGATCTTCCGGCGGTAACATTCATCTTGATTTCACTCGTGCGCCAGCTCCTCAGTCGACTTTCATGGCTGACTACAACTTCAAAGCTTTCTACGGCAAAATGAGTTTGAGTAAGAGCATCGTGTTCAACTTGAGCACGTTCGGTTCGGCTTCTGCTGGGTTTGTAAAATATCAGAACAAAACTTATCCAGGGGTTGCAGCGGGTCTCGGTCAGAAGTTTTATCTGACAAGACAGCTCAGCTTGCGTTGGGACCTTCGCATGTTCATCAACAATGCGCCGATCCCGTTCTATCAAGACAGTGCTCAGTACACTTTGAATCCGAACAATCCGGGCGGCAAAAAAGCACCTCCATATGATCAGTTTGCTGAACGTATCACTTACACGACCAATTTAGATATTGGTCTTGCTTACATGTTTTAA
- a CDS encoding tetratricopeptide repeat protein has product MTLGAAQGALAQTSTNNKKKKKVVQTTTTRRVAPAAASASQAAGKKTVGQLLNQISTESRGANVQMQKGDTALPEFGYSFKPSQNTHNLEAVKPPRSSEILQSRGGGTKAEYERVLDQQIQELYKLTQRFKNSPNRGELWLRLAELYVEKAGIVDARKQDAYDQQLADFKAGKTKIKPVLNTAEAKDFNRRAIQLYEWFERDFPKDEKMDQALFFLGYNYFEMGDTHKGAEYYQRLNKQFPNSPFVGESHFSLGEYHFENEKWADAYKEYTYVIKDKKHRLNTFALYKGAWCLFRLGKTQQSLSYLEYIIKSAKYEQEASSQSRRAVNKNRLEQEALRDIVIFYAEARPASDATAYFRGLLGDADIVPYLEKLAYYYSDKGGKDDARDVFKMLIGERPDSPKAFDWQYQIVQNYFYAKNSPKFREELYIWIKNFAPNSPWYEANKANKELIDNSFKMRETTLRNYVLQQHQTAQNSHAAGPMKAAYEGYGFYLEEFGASPQGADMHFYFGELLYDMKRYDEAAVQYKWLVDNSPQSKFADKAAANLILALEKSVPSDAELQKRVANTLEPQPLDPKVERFIKASQWYITKFPKSEKAPEIKFRIGRLYYMHNQFDESTKVFREIVQIYPKTKYAEYSANLLLDTYNLRKDYAGLEKAGAELLAVQSIASSKVGADIKNVMEKASFKKGQDLEVEKKYGESAQAFETFAKTNPRSELATTAIFNAGVNYERAGMIPAAIAMYNQVLKSGDPKMESNKPKVRRLLAKLYQDTGNFEEAARLYKQAATENPKDPLAPNFIYNTALLNEALGKNDAAIHSYEEFIKMAKRKSETSDALYSVATMHRKANHLSIAIDKYKDYLSSGAANPEKVIEAHYWISDMMKRKRQISESEAWANKTIAVQRRLGGEKKLGAQWAAKLKFADALKTFAEYKQARISANPAKQKETLDKKIALLGKLNKELADVIKYDAAEEIVSSLSLLGESNLHMYEAIMAVPVPSGLNAEETKQYKAGVEQMSSPFVQKAKESFKLAVDRGWELQVYNDGYHIAMDQYSRLQPGAYYNNGEQASDVRIINWMAQ; this is encoded by the coding sequence ATGACCCTGGGTGCCGCTCAGGGTGCGCTTGCACAGACTAGTACCAATAATAAGAAAAAGAAGAAAGTCGTACAAACGACAACGACTCGCCGAGTGGCCCCTGCCGCTGCTTCAGCTTCGCAAGCGGCCGGCAAGAAAACCGTCGGTCAGTTGCTGAATCAGATCAGTACTGAGAGCCGTGGTGCGAACGTACAAATGCAAAAGGGTGATACGGCACTTCCTGAGTTCGGTTATAGCTTTAAACCAAGCCAAAACACTCACAACCTTGAAGCGGTCAAGCCACCTCGTTCATCCGAGATCTTGCAAAGCCGTGGCGGTGGTACAAAGGCTGAGTACGAGCGTGTTTTGGATCAGCAGATCCAAGAGCTTTATAAGTTAACTCAAAGATTTAAAAACAGCCCGAACCGCGGTGAATTGTGGCTTCGTTTGGCTGAGTTGTACGTAGAAAAAGCGGGTATCGTTGATGCGCGTAAACAAGATGCGTACGATCAGCAGTTGGCTGATTTCAAAGCCGGCAAAACTAAAATCAAACCTGTTTTGAACACAGCTGAAGCAAAAGACTTCAATCGTCGTGCAATTCAATTGTATGAGTGGTTCGAGCGTGACTTCCCTAAAGACGAAAAGATGGACCAAGCGTTGTTCTTCCTTGGTTACAATTATTTCGAAATGGGCGATACGCATAAAGGTGCTGAGTATTATCAGCGCTTAAATAAGCAATTCCCGAATAGCCCCTTCGTGGGCGAGTCGCATTTCTCGCTGGGTGAATACCACTTCGAGAACGAGAAATGGGCGGATGCTTACAAAGAATATACTTACGTAATCAAAGACAAGAAGCACCGCTTGAACACGTTCGCGTTGTACAAAGGTGCATGGTGTTTATTCCGTTTGGGTAAAACGCAACAATCGTTGTCTTATCTCGAGTACATCATCAAGTCTGCGAAATACGAGCAAGAAGCAAGTTCTCAAAGCCGTCGCGCGGTTAACAAAAACCGTCTTGAGCAAGAAGCACTTCGTGACATCGTGATCTTCTACGCCGAAGCAAGACCTGCGTCTGATGCGACGGCATATTTCCGCGGACTCTTGGGCGACGCTGATATTGTTCCTTATCTTGAAAAGCTCGCGTACTACTACTCTGACAAGGGTGGTAAAGATGATGCCCGCGACGTCTTTAAGATGTTGATCGGCGAGCGTCCGGACAGTCCAAAAGCTTTCGACTGGCAATATCAGATTGTTCAGAACTACTTCTACGCGAAGAACTCTCCGAAGTTCCGTGAAGAGCTCTACATCTGGATTAAGAACTTCGCACCTAATAGTCCTTGGTACGAAGCGAATAAAGCCAATAAAGAGCTGATCGATAACTCTTTCAAAATGCGCGAAACAACTTTGCGTAACTATGTTTTGCAACAACATCAGACTGCGCAGAACTCTCACGCAGCGGGCCCTATGAAGGCCGCGTATGAAGGTTACGGATTCTATCTCGAAGAATTCGGTGCTTCTCCGCAGGGTGCAGATATGCACTTCTACTTTGGTGAGTTGCTCTACGATATGAAACGTTATGACGAAGCTGCAGTACAGTATAAGTGGCTCGTTGATAACTCGCCTCAGAGCAAGTTTGCTGATAAAGCGGCCGCCAATTTGATCTTGGCTCTTGAAAAATCGGTTCCTTCCGATGCTGAGTTGCAAAAACGTGTCGCAAATACTTTGGAACCACAACCGTTGGATCCTAAGGTAGAGCGCTTCATTAAAGCCAGCCAATGGTACATTACGAAGTTCCCTAAGTCTGAAAAGGCTCCAGAGATCAAGTTCCGTATCGGCCGCTTGTACTACATGCACAATCAGTTCGATGAATCGACGAAAGTTTTCCGCGAAATCGTTCAGATCTATCCAAAGACGAAGTACGCGGAATACTCTGCCAATCTTTTGCTCGATACCTACAACTTGCGTAAAGACTACGCGGGTCTCGAGAAAGCCGGTGCGGAGCTCCTCGCGGTTCAGTCGATCGCTAGCTCTAAAGTGGGCGCCGACATCAAAAACGTGATGGAGAAAGCAAGCTTCAAAAAAGGTCAGGATCTCGAGGTTGAGAAGAAGTACGGTGAATCCGCTCAAGCTTTCGAAACTTTTGCGAAGACCAACCCACGTTCTGAGTTGGCAACAACGGCGATCTTCAATGCCGGCGTCAACTATGAGCGTGCAGGTATGATTCCGGCAGCGATCGCGATGTACAACCAAGTTTTGAAGTCCGGCGATCCTAAAATGGAGTCTAATAAACCGAAAGTACGTCGATTGCTCGCGAAACTTTATCAGGACACTGGAAACTTTGAAGAAGCAGCAAGATTGTACAAACAAGCTGCGACCGAGAATCCAAAAGATCCATTGGCTCCTAACTTTATTTACAATACGGCTCTCTTAAACGAAGCCTTGGGTAAGAACGATGCAGCTATTCATTCTTATGAAGAGTTCATCAAGATGGCTAAGAGAAAGAGTGAGACCAGTGATGCTCTTTACTCGGTGGCGACAATGCACCGTAAGGCAAACCACTTAAGCATCGCAATTGATAAATACAAAGATTACTTGAGCTCTGGCGCTGCAAACCCAGAGAAAGTGATCGAGGCTCACTATTGGATTTCAGACATGATGAAGCGTAAGCGCCAAATCTCTGAATCTGAAGCTTGGGCTAATAAGACGATCGCGGTTCAAAGACGTCTTGGCGGCGAAAAGAAACTGGGCGCTCAATGGGCTGCTAAGTTGAAGTTCGCAGACGCTTTGAAAACATTTGCTGAATACAAGCAAGCTCGTATTTCTGCAAATCCAGCAAAGCAAAAGGAAACTCTGGATAAGAAGATCGCATTGCTCGGTAAGCTCAATAAAGAACTTGCTGATGTGATCAAGTACGATGCGGCTGAAGAGATCGTCAGCTCATTGTCACTCTTGGGTGAGTCGAACTTGCACATGTACGAAGCTATCATGGCCGTACCTGTTCCATCCGGTTTGAATGCTGAAGAGACGAAGCAATATAAAGCGGGTGTTGAGCAGATGTCTTCGCCGTTCGTACAAAAGGCGAAAGAGAGCTTTAAGCTTGCTGTCGATCGCGGCTGGGAACTTCAGGTTTATAACGATGGTTACCATATTGCGATGGACCAATATTCAAGACTGCAACCGGGTGCGTACTACAACAACGGTGAACAGGCTTCTGACGTAAGAATTATTAACTGGATGGCACAATGA
- a CDS encoding outer membrane beta-barrel domain-containing protein, producing the protein MKMHFKTLFMTAMMGLLASHSAWAQDGGGAGIGDDLNVIEMELDKTAPKAQPSYAPGAQTQKMDAAEDRAEAQQNNKLTDFSGLTKLQPFSEISVIQKRFLPKTGRFQFTGAFTTITNNPWFLTAGVSLKAAYYLTEAWGVEGTYTTMTSSQRQSAQELHDNNAVSADSFGFPKNYIGLDAKYTPFYGKMTWQNKKIVPFEHYFTFGGGNTSVSTGGSGFTIHVGTGENFALSKRFSVNWDFSMMNYSAKSTDGTTQSFSDLLLTVGMSFFYPEATYR; encoded by the coding sequence ATGAAGATGCACTTTAAAACACTTTTCATGACAGCAATGATGGGCCTCCTGGCAAGTCACTCCGCATGGGCGCAAGATGGCGGCGGCGCAGGGATCGGTGACGATTTGAACGTAATCGAGATGGAGTTGGATAAAACAGCTCCGAAAGCCCAACCGAGTTACGCTCCGGGCGCGCAAACTCAAAAAATGGATGCCGCTGAAGATCGCGCGGAAGCTCAGCAGAACAACAAGCTGACGGACTTCTCGGGTTTGACGAAGTTGCAGCCGTTCAGCGAGATCTCGGTAATCCAAAAACGTTTCTTGCCTAAAACAGGTCGTTTCCAGTTCACAGGCGCATTCACGACGATCACGAACAATCCTTGGTTCTTGACGGCGGGTGTGTCTTTGAAAGCGGCATACTACCTGACGGAAGCTTGGGGTGTTGAGGGAACTTACACAACAATGACAAGTTCTCAAAGACAGTCTGCTCAAGAACTCCATGATAACAACGCCGTCAGCGCCGACAGCTTCGGTTTCCCGAAAAATTATATCGGCCTTGATGCGAAGTACACTCCGTTCTACGGCAAGATGACTTGGCAAAATAAGAAGATCGTTCCTTTTGAGCATTACTTCACCTTCGGCGGCGGTAATACATCTGTCAGCACAGGCGGCAGCGGCTTCACGATTCACGTTGGAACGGGCGAGAACTTCGCTCTTTCTAAGCGCTTCTCTGTGAACTGGGACTTTAGCATGATGAACTATTCAGCGAAATCTACAGACGGAACAACACAAAGCTTTAGCGATTTGCTTCTGACTGTGGGCATGAGTTTCTTCTATCCGGAGGCTACTTACCGATGA
- a CDS encoding tetratricopeptide repeat protein, with protein MMKKIVLTLAISGLLAACGSSPKQKDGGEEGYSPVASGSGGSGSSGSFDMGDDSGAAAAPAKASQNFAQSAKAAPPTTAAQGQAVSQGALVDAIKSQNDEQIFRVAGQLLTQNPNDVKAINAMAMYYFKKGKIDATKYLLNKAIAANPNAGEAYSNMGLVHLANNEPRDAIMAFRKALDINSNDSIAAANAGSIYVAEKDYNKAASVLSVAYNGGVRDAKTMNNYAVALTAVGKFDEASSIYQAAMKEQNNNRELLLNYAILLIDHMNKYKEGMDALNRLKFVGPPSESRNRIIALENKAKAGLK; from the coding sequence ATGATGAAAAAGATTGTCCTAACTTTAGCAATAAGTGGTTTGCTGGCAGCCTGCGGATCTTCGCCAAAACAAAAAGATGGCGGTGAAGAAGGCTATAGCCCTGTCGCTTCCGGTAGTGGCGGATCTGGCTCTTCTGGCAGCTTTGATATGGGTGACGATAGCGGTGCGGCGGCGGCTCCGGCTAAAGCTTCTCAAAATTTTGCTCAGTCTGCAAAAGCAGCCCCGCCAACGACAGCGGCTCAAGGCCAAGCTGTTAGCCAAGGTGCTTTGGTTGACGCAATTAAGAGTCAAAATGACGAGCAGATCTTTAGAGTTGCCGGTCAGCTTTTAACGCAAAATCCGAATGATGTGAAAGCAATCAACGCGATGGCAATGTACTACTTCAAAAAAGGTAAGATCGATGCCACGAAGTATTTGTTGAACAAGGCAATCGCAGCGAATCCAAATGCCGGTGAAGCCTACAGCAATATGGGTTTAGTACACTTGGCTAATAATGAGCCACGTGATGCAATCATGGCTTTCCGTAAGGCTTTAGATATCAACTCTAACGACAGTATCGCCGCTGCGAACGCGGGCTCGATTTACGTCGCGGAGAAGGACTACAACAAAGCGGCCTCTGTTCTTTCAGTCGCTTATAACGGTGGTGTCCGTGATGCTAAAACTATGAACAACTACGCTGTGGCTTTGACAGCTGTCGGAAAGTTCGACGAGGCAAGCTCGATCTACCAAGCGGCGATGAAGGAACAAAATAATAATCGAGAGTTGCTCTTGAATTATGCTATTCTTCTTATAGATCACATGAACAAGTACAAAGAGGGCATGGACGCTCTGAACAGACTTAAGTTCGTAGGTCCTCCTTCAGAGTCCCGTAACCGCATAATTGCTTTGGAAAACAAAGCAAAAGCTGGTTTAAAATAG
- a CDS encoding HAD hydrolase family protein: MASKLSSLQNIKMLVLDVDGVLTDCRLWMDSNGEWKRFFSIRDGVGIKRLIESGYKLAVITGSKAEDIRQRVKNLGIQYFYEGAGDKVPSFIDLQKQSGLKPEEMACVGDDIFDIPLIQAVAFGATVPEAVEEVIEEADYVTKRPGGNGAVREVCDLIYKHGAFSSSGRS, encoded by the coding sequence ATGGCTTCAAAACTCAGTAGTTTGCAAAACATTAAGATGCTCGTCCTTGATGTGGACGGCGTGTTGACAGATTGTCGACTTTGGATGGACTCCAATGGTGAATGGAAAAGATTTTTTTCTATTCGTGATGGTGTCGGTATCAAGCGTCTTATTGAATCCGGCTACAAACTTGCAGTGATCACTGGCAGCAAAGCTGAAGATATTCGTCAGCGTGTGAAGAATCTCGGCATCCAATACTTCTACGAAGGTGCCGGAGACAAAGTCCCATCATTCATTGATTTGCAAAAACAATCTGGTTTGAAGCCAGAGGAAATGGCTTGTGTCGGCGACGACATTTTCGACATTCCTCTGATTCAGGCGGTGGCTTTCGGAGCGACAGTTCCAGAGGCCGTAGAAGAAGTTATTGAAGAAGCAGATTACGTAACAAAAAGGCCTGGCGGCAACGGAGCTGTCCGCGAGGTATGTGATTTGATTTATAAACACGGAGCCTTTTCATCATCAGGACGGTCATAA
- a CDS encoding tetratricopeptide repeat protein → MRKFITTILAVGILAPAAYAAQPVRRAAPQQRRGGSPSVVAAPQAKNSPLRQQVNQALALAKGGQYEAASNALFQLARRSELQAERPQLKYVLGLMLMEMKLNQVAAFQFVDVIRMGNSRYVKNAIEKLSIVADNLGDDTLLNYAVSKVDLNDFPAGSRDMLYFRIGEIKMKSREFAKAAELFSKVSSGSRYYNQALFQRGLAELEGNQVDMALQTFQALLASRDNAPVTDTNRVAAQIAIARALYQKQDWDGAIEAYAQVPRDHFLWHDALFESSWAMLRAARFRSVLSNFQSLHSSYYDDFYIPESLLLRSIVYLYICKYDEMEKVLSLFENTYGPVRAKIGDFIRANTDAMEYYVEIEKGQQIKKTDKNVPLRLPYNVIKSISEEGNVKRSLYYIKRLNDEKAKIDANPGFRNTPVGQYALKVVNNRQRNAKLAVGDMAKAHMLNMRVELRDLYEQAGFIRYEMINGKKEGLKMKLAGKDLPAEQIDDKIDRTFYVQNGYEYYPFQGEYWLDEIGNYHYLGKQSCE, encoded by the coding sequence ATGAGAAAATTTATCACAACTATCTTAGCAGTAGGTATTTTGGCTCCAGCAGCTTACGCAGCCCAGCCAGTCAGACGTGCGGCTCCTCAGCAGCGTCGTGGCGGATCTCCTTCAGTGGTGGCAGCCCCGCAAGCGAAGAACTCGCCGCTTCGTCAGCAAGTGAATCAAGCTTTGGCTCTCGCAAAAGGCGGGCAGTATGAAGCGGCTTCAAATGCTTTGTTCCAGCTGGCTCGCCGCTCGGAGCTTCAAGCAGAACGTCCACAACTCAAGTACGTACTTGGTTTGATGTTGATGGAAATGAAGCTGAATCAAGTTGCGGCCTTCCAGTTCGTGGATGTCATCCGTATGGGTAACAGCCGCTATGTGAAGAACGCGATCGAGAAGCTTTCAATTGTGGCCGATAACCTCGGCGATGATACTTTGTTGAATTACGCAGTTTCGAAAGTGGACTTGAATGACTTCCCAGCGGGCAGCCGTGACATGTTGTACTTCCGTATCGGTGAGATCAAAATGAAATCCCGTGAGTTCGCGAAAGCCGCTGAGTTGTTCTCGAAAGTAAGCTCTGGCAGTCGTTACTACAATCAAGCTCTATTCCAACGTGGTTTGGCGGAGCTTGAAGGTAATCAAGTTGATATGGCTCTTCAAACCTTCCAGGCTTTGCTCGCTTCTCGTGACAATGCGCCGGTAACGGATACCAACCGCGTTGCTGCGCAAATCGCAATCGCTCGTGCTTTGTATCAAAAGCAAGATTGGGATGGCGCGATCGAGGCCTATGCACAGGTCCCTCGTGACCACTTCTTGTGGCATGATGCTTTGTTTGAATCTTCATGGGCTATGTTGCGTGCGGCTCGCTTCCGTTCCGTGCTTAGTAACTTCCAGTCATTGCATTCAAGCTACTATGATGACTTCTACATTCCTGAGTCCTTGCTCCTTCGCTCAATTGTTTATTTGTACATCTGCAAATACGACGAGATGGAAAAGGTCTTAAGTCTGTTTGAGAACACGTATGGTCCGGTTCGTGCGAAGATTGGTGATTTTATCCGCGCCAATACAGATGCGATGGAATACTATGTGGAAATCGAAAAAGGCCAACAGATAAAGAAAACCGACAAGAACGTGCCTTTGAGACTCCCTTACAACGTGATTAAGAGCATCTCTGAAGAAGGTAACGTGAAACGTTCCCTCTACTACATCAAGCGTCTGAATGATGAAAAGGCGAAAATTGATGCGAACCCTGGTTTCAGAAATACTCCGGTTGGCCAATACGCTTTGAAAGTTGTTAATAACCGTCAACGCAACGCTAAACTCGCAGTGGGCGATATGGCGAAGGCTCACATGCTGAACATGCGTGTTGAGTTGCGTGACTTGTACGAACAAGCCGGCTTCATCCGTTACGAGATGATCAACGGTAAAAAAGAAGGCTTGAAAATGAAGTTGGCGGGTAAGGACCTTCCAGCAGAACAAATTGACGACAAAATCGACCGTACTTTCTACGTGCAGAACGGCTATGAATACTACCCATTCCAGGGTGAGTACTGGTTGGATGAAATCGGAAACTACCATTATTTAGGTAAACAAAGTTGCGAGTAA